The Synergistaceae bacterium genome segment AAGGCACTAATAAATTTATTGTAACTATGAGCGCAGGCTATCAAAACAGAGCAGCTTTAGCAGGAACTCTTAATTTTGCCTCGCCCAATAATCCAAATTTCAACGTTCAATCCTCGATTTTATTAGACTTAGTATTGAAGCAATAATCACGCTAAATTAATAAGACAGTCAGGGGGCAAATCTCTGGCTGTTTTTATTTTGTGATAAAATACTTTCTTGCAATATATTATTATTTATTATTTATTATACTAAGGAGATTTATTTTTATGGATATTACTTGTTTATTATGGCTTCAGGATTTAAGAAACGCGATAAATAGTCAGGCACTAATTGATTTTATCACGGTGCTTTCATTTTTTGCGGTGTCATGGGTCATAATGATTCCTGTTTTAGTTTACTGGTGCATTGACAAGAAAAACGGATTATTTTTATACGTCTCATACTGCACAAGCTGGTTCATTAACGGATTACTTAAATTAACGGTCTGTGCTTATCGTCCGTGGATAAGGGACTCGCGAATCATTCCGGCCGGCGGGGATATAACAATGAAGACTGCGGGCGGTTATTCATTTCCGAGCGGTCACACAATGCAGTCATCGCCGATTTACGGGGGACTCGCTGTGTTATGTCATAAGAAAGCAAAAATAGTTACGTTCTTATTAGGAATTCTAATTATAGTAACTGCATTATCACGCATTTATTTGGGAGTTCATACGCCTCAAGATGTCATAATCGGAACAATTTTCGGCCTGTGTTCTGTCTGGGTAGCTGCAAAAATTGTAGGCTATATAAGTGCTCACCCTAAGAGTGAAAATATTTTCTTGTTAATCGGCATGATTTTATGTTTTGCGTCGATTTATTATATTACTCATAAGACTTATCCTTTAGATTATAAGGCTGATGGATCTTTACTCGTTGACCCTGCAAAGATGATGAATGACACATTTTTAGCTAATGGAATGATTGCGGGCTTTCTTGTAGGACGATTCATTGAGAAGACATTTATAAAATTTGAGTCGACCGGCTTTAATATTGTCGGACTCATTGTTGCGTTTATTGGATTTATCCCGCTTTATTATATAAGAATGAACATTTGCAGCGTGTATAATTTTATGACAGTTCCGTTAAATACTGCGCTCGGTTCACACTGGGGACATTTTGCGATCGGCTTTATTGAATTTTTCTATACTGTAGCGATTTGGCCAATAGTTATAAAAATATTCACTCGTAAATAAAAATTTTTGCGGAAATTCACGGCCTCATGCATGATATTATTTCGTGTATGAGGCTTTTATTTATTTATCCGCGTGTGATTTCAGTATTTGTCATTTTCTCGTAAACAAGAGCGAGCGCGCTGTGATCGAGACTCCCTTTATTATCGCCGTGTAAAATTTTCATGAATTCTGAAACCTGAGCAGTTAACGGCATAGGAGCGTCAACAGATTTTGCAGTGTCCATTACGTTCGCTAAATCTTTAATGTGCAAATCGATTCTAAATCCAGGCTTGAAATTATGATCCATAATCATGGGTGCTTTTGCGTCCATTACTGCAGAGCCCGCGAGTCCGCCCCTTATTGCCTGATAAATTGCCTCAGGGTTTACGCCTGCTTTCTTGCCGAGCATTAAAGCCTCACTAACTGCCGCGATATTTATAGCGACAATTGCCTGATTACATAATTTCGTAACATTGCCCGCGCCTATTTCTCCGCATAATACAACACTAGATCCCATAGCTTTTAAGACCGGCTCAAATTTTGCAAAAATTTCTTCCTTGCCTCCTACCATGAAACTTAATGTGCCGTCAATCGCTTTAG includes the following:
- a CDS encoding phosphatase PAP2 family protein yields the protein MDITCLLWLQDLRNAINSQALIDFITVLSFFAVSWVIMIPVLVYWCIDKKNGLFLYVSYCTSWFINGLLKLTVCAYRPWIRDSRIIPAGGDITMKTAGGYSFPSGHTMQSSPIYGGLAVLCHKKAKIVTFLLGILIIVTALSRIYLGVHTPQDVIIGTIFGLCSVWVAAKIVGYISAHPKSENIFLLIGMILCFASIYYITHKTYPLDYKADGSLLVDPAKMMNDTFLANGMIAGFLVGRFIEKTFIKFESTGFNIVGLIVAFIGFIPLYYIRMNICSVYNFMTVPLNTALGSHWGHFAIGFIEFFYTVAIWPIVIKIFTRK
- the garR gene encoding 2-hydroxy-3-oxopropionate reductase, with protein sequence MKIGFIGLGIMGKPMAKNLIKAGHDLTVYNRSRAPVDEVAAFSQGKAKAAEKASDVAKGAELVLTMLPDSPQVKSVMLTDDKVADYMEKGAVFIDMSSISPIASREIYDSLAKMGIEMLDAPVSGGEPKAIDGTLSFMVGGKEEIFAKFEPVLKAMGSSVVLCGEIGAGNVTKLCNQAIVAINIAAVSEALMLGKKAGVNPEAIYQAIRGGLAGSAVMDAKAPMIMDHNFKPGFRIDLHIKDLANVMDTAKSVDAPMPLTAQVSEFMKILHGDNKGSLDHSALALVYEKMTNTEITRG